The following proteins come from a genomic window of Aspergillus luchuensis IFO 4308 DNA, chromosome 3, nearly complete sequence:
- the ATP10 gene encoding mitochondrial ATPase complex subunit ATP10 (BUSCO:EOG09263UN3;~COG:O;~EggNog:ENOG410PK0S;~InterPro:IPR007849;~PFAM:PF05176), whose translation MWKRTGVLASLTEPTLLQSTRCLSCQLRNAAALRPRTAALRYYASKPDTTSNSSETKPTTPSPISSLANKTNRVAQFQANYSATASKVPSPTSEPGDDDFIPPTLDRPIGSVIPPQEGQNTGVDDRSIRQRRDDFVNYERHLERRKELTRQVAKPYFREWSNMRYHEGKTFMSNPRLFKRDKALYFPNMHGITLASPKEPQNTTTLFRGKITIVNLFSSVWAESQVVTFTGKEQNPGLWEAIASEGDGMVQKVDINLEENALKAGLVKMFMWRMRAKLPEEQHERYFLVRKGLDDGLKESIGMLNSKVGYVYLLDENCRIRWAGSGPAETVELEALNNGVRKLVQEKKVSLQSEMPAQEWDGAKGRGEAVKKPRVVMP comes from the exons ATGTGGAAGCGCACAGGGGTTCTAGCCTCATTAACTGAGCCGACGCTCCTCCAGAGCACTCGTTGCCTCAGCTGCCAATTGCGCAATGCGGCCGCTCTCCGGCCCCGAACCGCTGCGCTGCGTTACTACGCCAGCAAACCcgacaccaccagcaacagcagtgAAACCAAGCCGACGACACCCTCCCCGATCTCATCTCTCGCGAACAAGACCAACAGAGTAGCTCAATTCCAAGCAAACTACTCAGCGACAGCATCCAAAGTGCCCTCCCCGACGAGCGAGCCCGGCGATGACGACTTCATACCTCCGACGCTGGACCGACCTATTGGATCGGTGATCCCACCACAAGAAGGGCAGAACACGGGTGTCGATGACCGGTCTATACGACAGAGGAGAGATGATTTCGTGAACTACGAGAGACATCTTGAGCGACGGAAAGAACT AACCCGCCAGGTCGCAAAGCCCTACTTCCGCGAATGGTCGAACATGCGTTACCACGAAGGCAAAACCTTCATGTCGAACCCGCGGCTCTTCAAGCGCGACAAAGCCCTCTACTTCCCTAACATGCACGGCATTACTCTCGCCTCGCCAAAGGAACCCCAGAACACGACCACTCTCTTCCGCGGAAAGATTACAATCGTGAACCTCTTCTCTAGCGTGTGGGCCGAGTCGCAGGTCGTTACTTTCACGGGCAAGGAGCAGAACCCTGGTCTTTGGGAGGCGATTGCCTCAGAGGGAGATGGAATGGTGCAGAAGGTGGATATCAACCTGGAGGAGAATGCGTTGAAGGCCgggttggtgaagatgttcATGTGGCGTATGCGGGCCAAGTTGCCGGAGGAGCAGCATGAGCGGTACTTCCTGGTGCGGAAGGGGTTGGATGATGGGTTGAAGGAGAGTATTGGGATGTTGAACTCGAAGGTCGGGTATGTGTATTTGTTGGATGAGAATTGTCGCATTCGGTGGGCGGGCAGTGGGCCTGCTGAGAcggtggagttggaggcgCTGAATAATGGGGTGCGCAAGTtggtgcaggagaagaaggtcagtTTGCAGTCGGAGATGCCGGCGCAGGAGTGGGATGGTGCGAAGGGTCGGGGTGAGGCTGTGAAGAAGCCTCGGGTTGTTATGCCCTAG
- the RPL35 gene encoding 60S ribosomal protein uL29 (BUSCO:EOG09265FTY;~COG:J;~EggNog:ENOG410PNQF;~InterPro:IPR001854,IPR036049;~PFAM:PF00831;~go_component: GO:0005840 - ribosome [Evidence IEA];~go_function: GO:0003735 - structural constituent of ribosome [Evidence IEA];~go_process: GO:0006412 - translation [Evidence IEA]), producing MSSKVKAGQLWGKSKDDLTKQLEELKTELSQLRVQKIAGGASSKTHRIHDVRKSIARVLTVINANQRAQLRLFYKNKKYTPLDLRPKLTRALRRRLTKHEATLKTERKRKQEIHFPQRKYAVKA from the exons ATG TCGTCCAAGGTCAAGGCTGGTCAGCTCTGGGGAAAGAGCAAGGATGACCTCACCAAGCAGCTGGAGGAATTGAAGACCGAGCTGAGCCAGCTCCGTGTCCAGAAGATCGCTGGCGGTGCCTCCTCGAAGACCCACAGAAT CCACGACGTTCGCAAGTCGATCGCTCGCGTTCTGACCGTCATCAACGCCAACCAGCGCGCTCAGCTCCGCTTGTtctacaagaacaagaagtaCACTCCTCTTGACCTCCGCCCCAAGCTCACCCGTgctctccgccgccgtctCACCAAGCACGAGGCTACCCTGAAGACCGAGCGCAAGCGCAAGCAGGAGATCCACTTCCCCCAGCGGAAGTACGCTGTTAAG GCTTAA
- the SIN4 gene encoding mediator of RNA polymerase II transcription subunit 16 (COG:K;~EggNog:ENOG410PM24;~InterPro:IPR021665;~PFAM:PF11635;~TransMembrane:1 (o695-713i);~go_component: GO:0016592 - mediator complex [Evidence IEA]): MPLMMDDSINVDDLFGEPTSLELGLPPSASSARGLAQRLDEMRLLGCCQKIAWSKLGCIAYISQDSLRVKVRHLQCRPSDGKWVLSDETPLMPITEAHGGHALTHLSWNEAGSDLAVVDVTGRVSVYHIPFALNSVNGLRQPAFSPDDGSQIVGMMWLNTQRSVHAFYQAAKVQGRWAYSPFRRRPIGPFHPANKAALLCITRSGSMKLLYQNPDGRWDDISVDLKSTSYSDRMLSHAALVATQNGILVATYSICQKIRFYRVQINWNPPQWDPAQQPKQTPPQFPVPSFRFTHSKVETSCTVPGMPRNDGEEPDMMQQSVSNPLYSLSRLDIFLPASDNAAGTTANPWIVAVFSTPPQATPDHPGPQGPASVIVRWQLDTATFTLHPKFDEMATKRNSTQMKPRPVLRRLEDIYSDRYVISVDQIEYGNVVAITYDDSSVSFYDPKTMALFNGVDDANTVTGLAQAGFHYAPDASGQGQHVSFSPSACAAVMLDNDGQTHLKVMEHSYGAENGLYDENKFSAAIASFTLAFCRGCGSEVNTDDILLILIQQLSQDAQITFINEVYRALPINCNFTVEQEKLMNHPYIPKCLSVQAALGFADKYKPRSFASSVSWSILQLRHAAILYPFFFQYNKGIQAEPHDPDVLRMMLGNTRWALDFSLYILNELFDLADEFESVSADQEAFSQKLKTTNSLALIILLSSMSRAFLRFICRGLRGIHAGYTNASLAGDSRLQYAEICQALDATPARIDVYEKFLSAVDSAVRHAYHGAGFGDTERPGPEKELLVNARIPPVLVAAVSTILRQTVPGLKSDVDRMAIYMHDYSWLGFGSDRRSELYRRTREVDIIKKTPIRMTIAQGSNGPQLGKQNSQGVLRRRCVRCCDVSEGTYPPRSVLAFRMIFKLGHLRSCICGGMWTLESGLNEVGK; the protein is encoded by the exons ATGCCCTTAATGATGGACGATAGTATCAATGTTGACGATTTATTTGGCGAACCCACCTCCCTCGAGCTGGGCCTGCCACCatcagcttcttctgccaGAGGCCTTGCCCAGCGTCTGGATGAGATGCGACTGCTTGGCTGTTGCCA GAAGATTGCATGGTCCAAACTGGGATGTATTGCTTACATCTCACAAGACTCCTTGAGGGTGAAAGTCCGCCATCTGCAATGTCGACCGTCGGATGGCAAGTGGGTGCTCAGCGATGAGACCCCTTTGATGCCAATCACCGAAGCGCACGGCGGGCATGCTCTCACTCACCTGAGTTGGAACGAAGCTGGTTCCGATCTGGCTGTGGTCGATGTGACTGGACGTGTATCAGTCTATCACATCCCTTTCGCCCTCAACAGTGTTAACGGCCTTCGACAGCCGGCTTTTTCTCCCGACGATGGGTCTCAAATTGTTGGCATGATGTGGCTGAATACCCAACGATCC GTGCATGCATTTTACCAAGCAGCCAAAGTACAGGGTCGCTGGGCTTACTCGCCGTTCCGTCGCCGCCCGATAGGTCCGTTTCACCCTGCAAATAAAGCGGCACTGCTATGCATTACACGTTCTGGATCTATGAAACTCTTGTACCAGAATCCGGACGGCAGATGGGATGACATCTCCGTGGATTTGAAGAGCACAAGCTACTCAGATCGGATGCTGTCACATGCTGCTCTGGTAGCAACCCAGAACGGGATCCTTGTCGCTACTTACTCGATATGCCAAAAGATCCGCTTCTATCGGGTGCAGATCAACTGGAACCCGCCTCAATGGGACCCTGCACAACAGCCAAAGCAGACGCCACCCCAATTCCCAGTCCCTAGCTTCCGTTTCACGCACTCCAAGGTGGAAACGTCATGCACAGTGCCTGGGATGCCTCGGAATGACGGAGAAGAACCCGACATGATGCAGCAGTCGGTCTCAAATCCTTTATATAGCCTCAGTCGCCTGGATATATTTCTCCCGGCCTCCGATAACGCTGCTGGGACTACAGCGAACCCATGGATTGTTGCGGTTTTCTCAACCCCACCTCAGGCTACTCCAGATCATCCTGGCCCGCAAGGACCAGCAAGTGTAATTGTACGATGGCAATTGGATACTGCTACTTTCACCCTTCACCCCAAGTTTGATGAAATGGCCACAAAACGAAACAGTACTCAGATGAAG CCTAGACCTGTGCTGCGTCGCTTGGAAGACATCTACTCTGACCGCTATGTCATATCGGTGGACCAAATCGAGTACGGTAATGTGGTTGCTATCACTTACGATGATAGCTCCGTGTCTTTCTACGACCCGAAAACCATGGCATTGTTcaatggtgttgatgatgcgaATACGGTGACGGGCCTAGCTCAAGCAGGGTTTCACTATGCCCCAGACGCCTCAG GTCAAGGTCAACACGTCTCTTTCTCACCGAGCGCATGCGCTGCAGTCATGCTAGACAACGACGGCCAGACGCACCTCAAGGTTATGGAGCATTCTTACGGAGCCGAAAACGGTCTTTACGATGAAA ACAAATTTTCTGCAGCCATTGCATCATTCACATTAGCCTTCTGCCGCGGATGTGGAAGTGAAGTCAACACAGACGATATcctcttaattttaatacaGCAACTCTCACAGG ATGCCCAAATCACGTTCATCAACGAAGTTTACCGCGCACTGCCCATCAACTGCAATTTCACAGTGGAGCAGGAAAAGCTGATGAACCACCCCTATATTCCCAAGTGCCTCAGTGTACAAGCTGCTCTGGGATTTGCCGATAAGTACAAGCCACGAAGTTTTGCCTCTTCTGTCTCTTGGTCGATTCTTCAGCTTCGCCACGCCGCCATTTTATACCCATTTTTCTTTCAGTACAACAAAGGGATTCAGGCAGAGCCACATGATCCTG ACGTCTTGCGTATGATGCTTGGAAACACCAGATGGGCACTTGACTTTTCTCTCTATATACTAAACGAGCTTTTCGACCTCGCCGATGAATTTGAAAGTGTATCGGCCGATCAGGAAGCCTTCAGCCAAAAAT TGAAAACCACAAACTCGCTAGCTCTCATCATTCTCCTCTCAAGCATGTCCCGTGCTTTCTTGCGCTTTATCTGCCGTGGCCTGCGTGGCATCCACGCGGGCTATACGAACGCATCTCTAGCCGGTGACTCTCGTCTACAGTACGCAGAAATTTGCCAAGCTTTAGATGCCACGCCTGCACGCATTGATGTATACGAAAAATTCCTTTCGGCGGTCGATTCGGCCGTACGACACGCCTACCATGGTGCCGGTTTTGGTGACACTGAACGTCCGGGGCCAGAGAAGGAATTGCTTGTCAACGCCCGCATTCCTCCTGTCCTCGTTGCAGCTGTCTCAACAATTCTTCGACAAACGGTACCGGGACTCAAGTCCGACGTCGACCGCATGGCCATCTACATGCACGACTACTCGTGGCTCGGGTTCGGATCCGACCGACGCTCGGAGTTATATCGGCGCACACGAGAAGTGGATATCATCAAGAAAACGCCTATCCGGATGACGATCGCACAAGGCTCGAATGGACCCCAGCTTGGGAAACAGAACAGCCAGGGAGTCCTTCGACGGCGATGCGTCCGCTGCTGCGATGTATCTGAGGGGACTTATCCGCCACGCTCAGTCCTTGCGTTCCGCATGATATTCAAGTTGGGCCATTTACGATCGTGCATTTGTGGAGGAATGTGGACTCTTGAGTCAGGTCTGAACGAGGTGGGGAAGTAG
- a CDS encoding DNA-directed DNA polymerase IV (COG:L;~EggNog:ENOG410PJ61;~InterPro:IPR018944,IPR022312,IPR036420,IPR001357, IPR010996,IPR027421,IPR043519,IPR019843,IPR002008, IPR029398,IPR028207,IPR037160,IPR002054;~PFAM:PF10391,PF14716,PF14791,PF14792;~go_function: GO:0003677 - DNA binding [Evidence IEA];~go_function: GO:0003887 - DNA-directed DNA polymerase activity [Evidence IEA];~go_function: GO:0016779 - nucleotidyltransferase activity [Evidence IEA];~go_function: GO:0034061 - DNA polymerase activity [Evidence IEA];~go_process: GO:0006281 - DNA repair [Evidence IEA]) produces MATMVKDKEAFFRELERLGYPSDGENEDFSSLVHLSRKRCECSPSISFTPASDIKAPAAPPSVRASTEPLLASSETLLASSGISEVSTEKEVVTTSEQSPTTAVTRSTSTDVMPRKAKTTRGGRYKRKGRGFRAFDIPEHRKILKGLVFYYLPNDDRTTLRKLQMQRAREYGASRAREWNDTITHVVVERWYTYENVMKHFKNKPIPENVALVDSNYPLLCIGARQILDATQTRFRVRGAPVPGKAKESSPAREPSSNGSLPIKPAKAKRGYIDTQSTDDEADTELFEPEVDEHLEDEQIIDKLNQGRDALDDVIEEVQAIKDLPIGIDSADEAAAADDDETSDSSDAGPAKKKRKAIEKDDWQQNFVCMQKHDAQSNSENPNSNTIAILQQMLDFYKRTNDQWRVLAYRKAISALRRQPRKISTRLEALAIPGIGERIANKIEEIVSTNHLRQLEYATNSREDKILKLFTGIYGVGITQASIWLAEGYKTLGDLRLKIKLTHNQRVGIDHYRDFAQRIPRSEVEEHGEIVRKAVQSADPDMQVIIAGSYRRGAPDCGDIDLLITKPDAEIDYIRTVMMRTVIPTLRRQDFIKADLASSSSRDGSKWHGACAIPPPPPPKSDNKWENYFTPTRPWRRIDLLFVPDAEIGAALIYFTGNDIFNRSMRLLASKKGMRLNQRGLYTDVLRGPQREKINEGRLLEGHDERRIFDILGVPWRPPEHRIC; encoded by the exons ATGGCGACGATGgtgaaggacaaggaggcCTTTTTCAGGGAATTAGAGCGGCTGGGATATCCCAGTGATGGTGAAAATGAGGATTTCAGCAGTCTGGTGCATCTCTCGAGGAAGCGCTGTGAATGCTCTCCGTCTATCTCATTCACTCCGGCCTCAGACATAAAGGCTCCCGCGGCGCCACCATCGGTGAGAGCTTCTACGGAGCCTTTACTTGCTTCTTCGGAGACTTtacttgcttcttcaggtATATCTGAGGTCAGCACTGAAAAGGAAGTTGTCACTACGTCTGAACAATCACCAACAACAGCTGTGACCAGATCAACCTCTACAGACGTGATGCCGCGGAAAGCCAAGACTACACGTGGTGGcagatataaaagaaagggaCGTGGGTTTAGGGCCTTTGATATTCCAGAACACCGGAAGATACTCAAGGGTCTCGTCTTCT ACTACCTCCCCAACGACGACAGAACAACACTTAGAAAGCTCCAAATGCAGCGTGCGCGTGAATACGGTGCCTCGCGAGCAAGGGAATGGAATGACACCATCACTCATGTCGTTGTAGAAAGGTGGTACACGTACGAGAATGTCATGAAACATTTCAAGAATAAACCCATCCCG GAAAACGTTGCTCTCGTGGACAGTAACTATCCTCTCCTATGTATTGGGGCCCGCCAAATATTGGACGCGACTCAAACTCGCTTTCGGGTCCGTGGCGCACCTGTTCCTGGGAAGGCTAAAGAATCCTCGCCTGCGCGTGAGCCCTCGTCAAACGGGTCGTTGCCGATAAAGCCAGCGAAGGCGAAACGCGGTTACATTGATACACAGAGCACCGATGACGAAGCTGACACTGAGCTGTTCGAACCGGAGGTCGACGAACACCTGGAAGATGAACAGATCATCGATAAATTGAACCAGGGTCGCGATGCCTTGGATGATGTGATCGAGGAAGTCCAGGCAATAAAGGACCTG CCCATAGGGATAGATTCAGCCGacgaggcagcagcagccgatgacgacgagacCTCCGACTCATCAGACGCCGGaccagcgaagaagaagcgaaaggCTATCGAAAAAGACGACTGGCAACAGAACTTCGTTTGCATGCAGAAGCACGACGCACAATCGAACTCGGAGAaccccaacagcaacaccatAGCCATCCTCCAGCAAATGCTAGATTTCTACAAGCGAACAAACGACCAGTGGCGCGTCCTAGCCTACCGCAAAGCCATCAGCGCTCTCCGCCGACAACCGCGTAAAATCAGCACCAGATTAGAAGCCCTAGCCATCCCAGGAATCGGAGAGCGCATCGCCAACAAAATCGAAGAAATCGTCTCCaccaaccacctccgccagctCGAATATGCCACCAACAGCCGCGAAGACAAGATCCTCAAACTCTTCACCGGCATCTACGGCGTCGGCATCACCCAAGCATCCATATGGCTAGCCGAAGGCTACAAAACCCTCGGAGACCTGAGACTCAAAATCAAGTTGACCCACAACCAGCGTGTCGGCATAGACCACTATCGCGACTTCGCCCAACGCATCCCTCGATCCGAAGTCGAAGAACACGGCGAAATCGTCCGCAAAGCAGTCCAATCAGCCGACCCAGACATGCAAGTCATCATCGCGGGCTCCTATCGCCGCGGTGCCCCAGATTGCGGTGACATCGACCTCCTAATCACCAAGCCCGACGCCGAGATCGACTACATCAGAACCGTGATGATGAGAACCGTAATTCCGACGCTGCGTAGGCAAGATTTTATAAAGGCCGATCTGGCCAGCTCATCATCCCGAGACGGGTCCAAATGGCACGGTGCATGTgccataccaccaccaccaccacccaagagCGACAACAAATGGGAAAATTATTTTACACCTACCCGCCCCTGGCGACGCATCGACCTCCTATTCGTCCCCGACGCAGAGATCGGAGCCGCACTGATCTACTTCACCGGCAACGACATCTTCAATCGAAGCATGAGACTACTAGCAAGCAAAAAGGGCATGCGGCTCAATCAACGAGGTCTCTACACGGACGTGCTACGCGGTCCTCAACGCGAAAAAATCAATGAGGGCCGACTACTCGAGGGCCACGATGAGCGTCGCATCTTTGATATTCTGGGTGTGCCTTGGCGCCCTCCGGAGCATCGCATTTGCTGA
- a CDS encoding putative SIR2 family histone deacetylase (Hst4) (COG:B,K;~EggNog:ENOG410PHQG;~InterPro:IPR029035,IPR003000,IPR026590,IPR026591;~PFAM:PF02146;~go_function: GO:0070403 - NAD+ binding [Evidence IEA]): MAPRRTATTSSTTTTSTTTTTTHSTTNSSRSSPKSLLASLGMDDDSDCSSLSSAPASPLAPPGFYPSPPPSQDADEPSAARSQDELPPARKKRRVAAPKERRTQHLDLSATAGLSYTEQQSQIDYLVKTIQRHRKIVVIAGAGISTSAGIPDFRSTDGLFKTLQKKHNLKASGKLLFDAAVYQDEALTASFQDMVRSLSEEAAKTSPTAFHHMLARLGQENRLTRLYTQNIDGIETSMPPLATQIPLNVKAPWPRTIQLHGSLDKMVCQKCRHLSDFDAGLFDRPDAPECPECCRNNQFRMETGQRSHGIGKMRPRIVLYNEHNPDEEAITSVMNADIRSRPDALIVVGTSLKIPGVRRLVKSLCSVIRSRRNGVTMWINNEYPTGKEFEDCWDLIVKGDCEEVARLANLKRWDAQDDVFDECNSSEVERVKKEQGEVSVVVTPSKKRPTPTGFLTPSSSYEDESKPLAKKGRPNPASNGRSITDVLQAAKTDGPKKAAPKKAAPKKAAPKGRPKKAEPAKNSKINNFGRVTKAQKAATSDKSTKLDKDDTKAMHPLAPGAARNNGPNQTFPKMVGKGASTPPPSGRWRQNETISPDSIPRGMNLLLNEPTA, translated from the exons ATGGCGCCCCGTCGTACTGCCACCACTTCgtccaccactaccacctccactaccactactactacacactccaccaccaactcctcTCGCTCGTCTCCGAAAAGCCTTCTGGCGTCATTAGGCATGGATGATGACTCGGATTGCTCGAGTTTAAGCTCAGCGCCGGCATCACCACTGGCACCACCTGGTTTCTATCCGTCGCCGCCCCCGTCGCAGGACGCGGATGAGCCTAGCGCCGCCCGCAGCCAAGACGAGTTGCCGCCCGCCAGGAAGAAGCGTCGGGTCGCCGCCCCCAAAGAACGCCGAACTCAGCATCTCGACCTGTCGGCCACCGCCGGCCTGTCCTACACTGAACAGCAGTCGCAAATTGACTATCTCGTCAAAACGATTCAGCGTCACCGCAAAATTGTCGTCATCGCCGGTGCGGGTATCTCCACCTCCGCAGGAA TTCCTGATTTCCGCTCGACCGACGGTCTGTTTAAAACTCTTCAGAAGAAACATAACCTCAAAGCATCGGGCAAGCTCTTGTTCGATGCAGCCGTTTACCAGGATGAGGCGTTGACCGCCTCCTTTCAGGACATGGTACGGTCGCTGTCCGAGGAAGCAGCCAAGACCTCTCCCACAGCTTTCCACCACATGCTGGCGCGACTGGGCCAGGAGAACCGTCTCACTCGTCTTTACACACAAAACATCGATGGCATTGAGACCTCAATGCCTCCGTTGGCCACGCAGATCCCATTGAACGTCAAAGCGCCCTGGCCACGCACCATCCAATTGCATGGCAGTCTGGACAAGATGGTTTGCCAGAAATGTCGACATCTGAGTGACTTCGATGCGGGCTTATTTGACCGTCCCGATGCCCCCGAATGCCCGGAGTGCTGCCGTAACAATCAGTTCCGTATGGAAACCGGCCAACGTAGCCATGGCATCGGTAAGATGAGACCTCGCATTGTCCTGTACAACGAGCACAATCCGGACGAGGAGGCCATCACGTCCGTTATGAATGCTGACATTCGTTCCCGCCCGGACGCCCTAATTGTGGTCGGTACGAGTTTGAAGATTCCCGGAGTGCGTCGCCTGGTAAAGAGTCTTTGCTCCGTTATCCGGAGTCGCCGTAACGGAGTGACCATGTGGATCAACAATGAGTACCCCACCGGCAAGGAGTTTGAGGACTGCTGGGATCTAATAGTCAAGGGTGACTGTGAGGAAGTTGCGCGACTGGCCAATCTGAAGCGGTGGGATGCACAGGACGACGTGTTTGATGAGTGCAATTCTTCGGAAGTGGAACGAGTGAAGAAGGAACAAGGCGAGGTGTCGGTGGTTGTCACCCCCAGCAAGAAACGACCCACTCCGACAGGCTTCCTTACTCCATCGTCGAGTTATGAGGATGAATCCAAACCTTTGGCGAAGAAAGGTCGCCCCAACCCCGCCAGCAACGGACGGAGCATTACAGATGTGCTGCAGGCGGCCAAGACAGACGGGCCAAAGAAGGCTGCTCCGAAGAAAGCGGCTCCGAAGAAGGCTGCGCCTAAAGGACGACCAAAGAAGGCCGAGCCAGCGAAGAACTCCAAGATCAACAATTTCGGAAGGGTCACCAAGGCTCAAAAAGCTGCCACAAGTGACAAGTCGACCAAGCTGGACAAGGACGACACCAAGGCGATGCACCCGTTGGCTCCGGGCGCTGCTCGCAACAACGGACCGAATCAGACGTTCCCCAAAATGGTGGGCAAGGGCGCCTCTACTCCTCCCCCAAGCGGTCGGTGGCGACAGAACGAGACCATTTCTCCTGACTCTATTCCTCGAGGGATGAATCTGTTACTGAATGAGCCGACCGCATGA
- a CDS encoding putative vesicle transport v-SNARE protein Gos1 (BUSCO:EOG09265AL8;~COG:U;~EggNog:ENOG410PM03;~InterPro:IPR023601;~PFAM:PF12352;~TransMembrane:1 (i209-226o);~go_component: GO:0000139 - Golgi membrane [Evidence IEA];~go_component: GO:0005801 - cis-Golgi network [Evidence IEA];~go_component: GO:0016021 - integral component of membrane [Evidence IEA];~go_process: GO:0006888 - endoplasmic reticulum to Golgi vesicle-mediated transport [Evidence IEA]), whose translation MATSTGTGWAQLRQQARSLETQTENLFHTYSQYASLTKLPPTPSEEEQRIESQLKDLLERRDSLISQLARLLDSEATLTSSALKQNNLSRHREVLHDHRRELQRLKSAIAESRDRANLLSNVRSDIDAYRNSNPGQAEADYMLEERGRIDESHNMIDGVLSQAYAINENFGLQRETLASINRRIVGAANSVPGMNALIGKIGSKRRRDALILGAFIGFCFLMLLWLR comes from the exons atggccacTTCAACCGGTACCGGCTGGGCTCAGCTCCGGCAGCAAGCCCGATCTCTCGAGACTCAG ACCGAGAACCTTTTCCATACATACTCGCAATACGCCTCATTAACAAAGCTCCCTCCCACACCCtcggaggaagagcaacGGATTGAATCGCAGCTCAAAGACCTCCTAGAACGA CGCGACTCCCTAATCTCCCAACTCGCCCGCCTCCTCGACTCCGAAGCaaccctcacctcctccgccctcaAACAAAACAACCTCTCCCGTCACCGCGAAGTCCTCCACGACCACCGTCGCGAACTCCAGCGTCTCAAATCCGCCATCGCCGAGTCCCGCGACCGCGCTaacctcctctccaacgTTCGCTCCGATATCGATGCCTACCGCAACTCGAACCCGGGTCAAGCGGAAGCAGATTACATGCTTGAAGAGCGGGGTCGGATTGACGAAAGCCATAATATGATTGATGGCGTGCTGAGTCAGGCGTATGCTATTAATGAGAATTTTGGTCTCCAGCGGGAGACGCTGGCGAGTATTAATCGACGCATTGTGGGCGCGGCGAACTCGGTGCCCGGGATGAATGCGTTGATTGGGAAGATTGGCTCGAAGAGGAGACGGGATGCGTTGATTTTGGGGGCTTTTATtgggttttgctttttgatgTTGCTTTGGTTGAGGTGA